GCGATCAAGAACACGCGCTGGAGATACTCGACGATTTCCTCGAGTGCGTGTCGCAACAAAACCGCCCCACTTAAGTAATCGACCAAAGTGGCGAGGAGAGATACTCACCAGAAAGGAGTTCGATCATGAGTGAGAACGAAATTCGTCTGCTTGAAAATTTACATTGGATCGGTCACGACAGCTTTCGCCTCGACAAACCCATCGTCATCTACATCGACCCCTGGCACTTGCCGCCCGGCAGTCCACCGGCCGACTTGATCCTGGTCAGTCACGAACATGACGACCATTGTTCTCCGGAGGACATCGCCAGCATCCGCCGGAGCAGCACCACGGTGGTTGCAAATCCTTCGGCGGCGAATAAAATCGACAAGCCAGTCAAGGTACTGCGCGCGGGCGAATCGCTGAAAATCAACGAGGTTAGCGTGGAAGCCGTTCCGGCCTACAACATCGACAAGCCGTTCC
The sequence above is a segment of the Anaerolineales bacterium genome. Coding sequences within it:
- a CDS encoding MBL fold metallo-hydrolase; translated protein: MSENEIRLLENLHWIGHDSFRLDKPIVIYIDPWHLPPGSPPADLILVSHEHDDHCSPEDIASIRRSSTTVVANPSAANKIDKPVKVLRAGESLKINEVSVEAVPAYNIDKPFHPKHAGHVGYILTIAGERLYFAGDTDRIPEMKQIECDLALLPVSGTYVMTAEEAAGAAADIGPKLAIPMHYAAGVAGTKADAQRFKELSKVPVKIMEAIG